Proteins encoded within one genomic window of Arachis ipaensis cultivar K30076 chromosome B08, Araip1.1, whole genome shotgun sequence:
- the LOC107612840 gene encoding probable manganese-transporting ATPase PDR2 (The sequence of the model RefSeq protein was modified relative to this genomic sequence to represent the inferred CDS: added 194 bases not found in genome assembly): MSSFHVGGKVVDRVDLMRKKQLPWRIDVWPFAVLYGVWLASILPSLDFVDAAIVFGGLVALHILVWLFTGWSVDFKCFAHYSKVRDIHQADSCKITPAKFSGSKEVVPLRFRKIPAGSSSATDLEEIYFEFRKQCFVFSNEKGTFCKLSYPTKETFGHYLKCSGHGSEAKILAATEKWGRNVFDYPQPTFQKLMKEHCMEPFFVFQVFCVGLWCLDEYWYYSLFTLFMLFMFESTMAKSRLKTLTELRRVRVDSQILMVHRGGKWVKLSGTDLLPGDVVSIGRSSGQNGEEKSVPADMLILAGNAIVNEAILTGESTPQWKVSIMGRGNEEKLSIRRDKSHVLFGGTKILQHTPDKTFPLKTPDGGCLAVVLRTGFETSQGKLMRTILFSTERVTANSWESGLFILFLVVFALIAAGYVLIKGLEDPTRSKYKLILSCSLIVTSVIPPELPMELSIAVNTSLIALARRGIFCTEPFRIPFAGKVDICCFDKTGTLTSDDMEFSGVVGLNGTTDLESDMSRVPVRTVEILASCHALVFVDNKLVGDPLEKAALKGIDWSYKSDEKAVPKKGSGQPVQIVQRYHFASHLKRMAVIVRIQEEFFAFVKGAPEIIQDRLIDVPPSYVETYKKYTRQGSRVLALAYKSLPDMTVSEARGLDRDGVESGLTFAGFVVFNCPIRSDSAIVLSELKGSSHDLVMITGDQALTACHVASQVHIISKPTLILGPASDGVGYKWMSPDETANIPYSEKEVESLSETHDLCVGGDCFEMLQQSSAHLRVIPYVKVFARVAPEQKELILTTYKTVGRITLMCGDGTNDVGALKQAHVGVALLNAIPPTQSGNSSKESAGEEGSKSVKTKKSRPALEAPGKSGEGTSKATVASKSDPINRHQAAVDMQRQKLKKMFEELNEEDGRAPVVKLGDASMASPFTAKHASVAPTTDIIRQGRSTLVTTLQMFKILGLNCLATAYVLSVMYLDGVKLGDVQATISGVFTAAFFLFISHARPLPTLSAERPHPNIFCAYVFLSLMGQFAIHLLFLISSVKEAEKYMPDECIEPDADFHPNLVNTVSYMVSMMLQVATFAVNYMGHPFNQSISENKPFRYALIAAVGFFTAITSDLFRDLNDWLKLVPLPVGLRDKLLIWALLMFLICYSWERLLRWAFPGKIPAWKKRQRHAVSNFEKKKEV, from the exons ATGTCGAGCTTCCACGTCGGCGGCAAGGTGGTTGACCGCGTCGATTTGATGCGGAAGAAACAACTGCCGTGGCGAATCGACGTTTGGCCCTTCGCCGTTCTCTACGGCGTATGGCTCGCCTCGATCCTCCCGAGCCTGGACTTCGTCGACGCCGCCATCGTTTTCGGCGGCCTCGTTGCTCTCCATATCCTCGTTTGGCTTTTCACCGGTTGGTCCGTTGATTTCAAGTGTTTTGCACATTACAGCAAG GTCAGAGATATTCACCAAGCTGATTCTTGCAAGATAACGCCGGCGAAGTTTTCTGGTTCCAAAGAGGTCGTGCCGCTCAGGTTTCGGAAAATT CCTGCAGGTTCTTCATCGGCGACGGATCTGGAGGAGATTTACTTTGAGTTTAGAAAACAGTGTTTTGTATTTTCAAATGAGAAGGGAACATTTTGCAAACTTTCTTATCCTACAAAGGAAACATTTGGACATTATCTCAAGTGTAGTGGGCATGGCTCTGAAGCTAAAATCCTTGCTGCTACAGAGAAATGGGGGCGGAATGT ATTTGATTATCCTCAGCCAACCTTTCAGAAATTGATGAAAGAGCATTGCATGGagcctttttttgtttttcag GTTTTCTGTGTGGGTCTCTGGTGTTTGGATGAATATTGGTATTACAGTTTGTTCACTCTATTTATGCTGTTCATGTTTGAATCAACCATGGCAAAGAGTCGGTTGAAGACTCTTACTGAGTTAAGGCGTGTTAGAGTGGATAGTCAGATCCTTATGGTCCATCGTGGTGGCAA CAATTGTGAATGAAGCTATTCTGACAGGCGAGTCTACTCCTCAATGGAAG GTTTCAATCATGGGAAGGGGAAATGAGGAGAAGTTGTCAATAAGGCGAGATAAAAGTCATGTCTTATTTGGTGGAACCAAAATACTGCAGCACACTCCAGATAAG ACTTTCCCTCTGAAAACGCCTGATGGTGGCTGCCTGGCTGTTGTGCTTAGAACAGGGTTTGAAACTAGTCAAGGAAAGTTGATGCGAACAATCTTATTCTCCACAGAAAGG GTTACTGCCAATAGCTGGGAAAGTGGACTGTTCATCTTATTCTTGGTTGTATTTGCTCTGATTGCTGCTGGTTATGTGCTTATCAAG GGATTAGAAGATCCCACAAGAAGCAAGTACAAACTTATACTAAGTTGTTCACTTATTGTTACTTCTGTGATTCCGCCCGAGTTACCGATGGAGTTATCAATTGCTGTGAATACTTCCCTGATTGCATTGGCGCGACGTGGGATATTTTGCACAGAGCCTTTCCGAATACCATTTGCTGGGAAG GTTGATATATGTTGTTTTGACAAGACTGGGACACTGACATCTGATGACATG GAATTTTCTGGAGTTGTTGGTTTGAATGGAACCACTGATTTGGAATCTGACATGAGTAGAGTGCCAGTGCGAACTGTAGAAATCCTGGCTTCTTGCCATGCTTTGGTATTTGTTGATAATAAGCTG GTTGGTGATCCTCTTGAGAAGGCTGCACTTAAGGGAATTGATTGGAGTTATAAATCTGATGAGAAGGCTGTTCCAAAAAA GGGTAGTGGCCAACCTGTCCAAATTGTTCAGCGGTACCATTTTGCATCTCACTTAAAACGAATGGCTGTTATTGTTCGCATTCAGGAGGAGTTTTTTGCCTTTGTGAAG GGTGCCCCAGAAATTATTCAAGATAGGCTCATTGACGTACCACCATCATATGTTGAAACCTACAAGAAATATACGCGTCAGGGGTCTCGTGTTCTTGCTTTGGCCTACAAGTCTCTTCCTGACATGACA GTCAGTGAAGCTAGAGGCTTGGATAGGGATGGAGTAGAGAGTGGACTTACTTTTGCTGGTTTTGTG GTATTTAATTGTCCTATAAGGTCAGATTCGGCTATTGTTTTATCCGAACTGAAAGGGTCTTCACATGACTTG GTGATGATTACTGGTGACCAAGCTCTGACAGCTTGCCATGTTGCCAGCCAAGTTCATATTATATCAAAACCTACATTAATCCTTGGCCCAGCAAGTGATGGTGTGGGATATAAATGGATGTCCCCTGATGAGACTGCAAATATTCCCTACAg CGAGAAAGAGGTTGAGTCTTTATCGGAAACTCATGATCTGTGTGTTGGAGGTGATTGCTTTGAAATGTTGCAACAGTCATCAGCTCATCTTCGAGTTATTCCTTATGTGAAG GTGTTTGCTAGAGTTGCACCTGAACAGAAAGAACTTATCCTGACCACTTACAAGACAGTGGGACGGATAACTTTGATGTGTGGGGATGGAACCAATGATGTTGGGGCATTGAAACAG GCCCATGTAGGAGTTGCTCTTCTAAATGCGATACCTCCAACTCAAAGTGGAAACTCCTCTAAAGAGTCAGCTGGGGAAGAAGGTTCAAAATCTGTCAAAA CAAAATCAGATCCTATCAACCGTCATCAGGCAGCTGTTGATATGCAACGACAGAAGCTCAAGAAGATGTTTGAAGAGCTTAACGAGGAAGATGGCCGTGCCCCCGTTGTCAAGCTTGGTGATGCGTCAATGGCATCCCCTTTCACTGCAAAGCATGCATCTGTTGCTCCCACCACTGACATAATTCGTCAAGGTCGGAGTACCCTGGTGACAACCCTCCAGATGTTTAAAATTTTGGGCCTCAACTGCCTTGCTACTGCATACGTGTTGAGTGTCATGTATCTGGATGGTGTCAAGCTAGGTGATGTGCAGGCCACAATAAGTGGTGTCTTCACTGCTGCGTTTTTCCTCTTTATCTCCCATGCTCGCCCTCTTCCCACCCTCTCAGCTGAACGTCCCCACCCCAATATCTTCTGTGCTTATGTTTTCCTTTCCCTTATGGGGCAATTTGCCATTCACTTATTATTCTTGATCTCATCTGTGAAAGAGGCTGAAAAATACATGCCAGATGAATGCATCGAACCAGATGCAGATTTTCATCCCAACTTGGTCAACACTGTTTCATACATGGTCAGCATGATGCTTCAGGTTGCTACTTTTGCCGTGAACTACATGGGCCATCCCTTCAACCAGAGTATCTCAGAAAACAAGCCGTTCCGGTATGCTCTTATAGCAGCCGTAGGTTTCTTTACAGCGATTACATCTGATCTCTTCAGGGACTTAAATGACTGGCTGAAGTTGGTGCCACTCCCAGTGGGATTGAGGGACAAACTATTAATATGGGCACTTCTAATGTTTTTGATATGCTACTCATGGGAGAGACTATTGAGATGGGCCTTCCCTGGCAAGATCCCTGCATGGAAGAAGCGCCAAAGGCACGCGGTATCTaactttgaaaagaaaaaagaggtcTAG
- the LOC107612952 gene encoding protein DYAD → MAQWGVRHRLPFMGQHEDEGYESQLPDFPKEEESNDEEGEEKIINTESLFLPETKKRKRISLSQLREVKEEPCGRQSSRKLKTKKPDSKDRWSTERYKLAEQSMWEVLKAEGATFEKPITRPALRMAARKHIGDTGLLDHLLKHIDGKVAPGGTERFRRWFNTKGIMEYWLESADLDDVRQLAGVQDPYWIPPLTIRAGSAPSQKTDSSDELKLLKMEMAQLKKDMQQLVAKQQLKSEASLMEESHKELVKWRSGIDHHLTEIMASLKGVQGKYGEFAIWKTKVEQQFAEITNKLSDLKASRECVPPSSPSDRWKDWIENTNLPEDEFATWIGSSELLNVPPEIVLDDPNTSLPTHLLSEGLVNKRSDLLEVVPFKQEDPPNVTPDSSTTVNSKSDHDNSMMMFQEMYMDIFKWKEQIDKQMMELSNTVYGMLAMK, encoded by the exons ATGGCACAGTGGGGTGTTCGTCATCGATTGCCATTCATGGGTCAGCACGAGGATGAGGGATATGAAAGTCAGCTTCCCGACTTCCCTAAGGAAGAGGAATCTAAtgatgaagaaggagaagaaaaaatcaTTAATACTGAGTCATTATTTTTGCCAGAAACTAAGAAGAGGAAGCGAATTAGCCTTAGTCAGCTCAGAGAGGTAAAAGAGGAGCCATGTGGGAGGCAAAGTAGTCGCAAGCTTAAGACAAAAAAGCCTGACAGTAAGGATAGATGGTCAACTGAGAG GTATAAATTGGCTGAGCAAAGCATGTGGGAGGTGTTAAAGGCTGAAGGTGCAACTTTTGAAAAGCCAATTACCCGACCTGCATTAAGAATGGCAGCACGTAAGCACATTGGCGATACTGGACTCTTGGACCACTTACTGAAGCACATTGATGGTAAAGTGGCACCTGGAGGTACTGAGCGCTTCCGAAGATGGTTCAACACCAAAGGAATCATGGAGTATTGGTTGGAAAGTGCTGACTTGGATGATGTCCGCCAGCTGGCAGGGGTGCAGGATCCTTACTGGATACCACCGCTAACAATTAGGGCTGGCAGTGCCCCTTCTCAGAAGACTGATTCGTCTGATGAATTGAAACTACTTAAAATGGAAATGGCCCAACTGAAGAA AGATATGCAGCAGCTCGTTGCCAAGCAGCAACTGAAGAGTGAAGCTAGTCTCATGGAg GAGTCTCACAAGGAATTGGTGAAGTGGAGATCTGGTATTGATCATCACCTTACTGAAATCATGGCATCTCTAAAGGGTGTGCAG GGCAAGTATGGTGAATTTGCAATTTGGAAAACTAAAGTTGAACAACAGTTTGCCgaaataacaaataaattgaGTGATCTCAAAGCATCAAGGGAATGTGTTCCCCCTAGTTCTCCTTCAGACAGGTGGAAAGATTGGATAGAAAATACTAACCTACCGGAAGATGAATTTGCAACTTGGATTGGAAGTTCTGAGCTGCTTAATGTTCCACCAGAGATTGTACTTGATGACCCCAACACATCCCTCCCGACGCACTTACTTAGCGAAGGATTGGTTAACAAGCGGAG TGATTTGCTGGAGGTGGTGCCTTTCAAACAAGAAGATCCTCCTAATGTGACCCCTGACTCGTCTACGACTGTTAATTCCAAGTCAGACCATGACAACTCAATGATGATGTTTCAG GAGATGTACATGGATATATTCAAATGGAAAGAACAAATTGATAAGCAGATGATGGAGTTATCAAACACTGTATACGGTATGCTGGCAATGAAGTAG